A stretch of the Lolium perenne isolate Kyuss_39 chromosome 3, Kyuss_2.0, whole genome shotgun sequence genome encodes the following:
- the LOC127345499 gene encoding uncharacterized protein codes for MAATAGSSSSPCASFVEETLLLPTRNARLFAPVFALVFAHTFVFLAVAVLLAHPLASVQLHDGLSSWRDATYALSADKIREHAVALLILYLAYLASKLATQTTVSLAASATLRGSGDNRPSTLAGLFRDKAPRGLFAGAALVAAVELASTAVLATCFASWWSYGASHLDTGGVEPFVQGVLLFLFLLALLSRLCLAAVFQVAIAASASREEGCDGDGGGGASALLRAWRFMTTTARRKEAAVQVLVVSVVLPVATYPVYAFALYCAHGESVFLLGGLHGFVLPSAGVQLYSTVAATMFYHRCVELHPEPAIPLTAKLAKISETLSSPEPADRS; via the coding sequence ATGGCCGCCACAGCAGGTTCATCGTCATCTCCGTGCGCCAGCTTCGTGGAGGAAACCCTGCTCCTCCCCACGCGCAACGCCAGGCTGTTCGCGCCGGTCTTCGCGCTCGTCTTCGCCCACACCTTCGTCttcctcgccgtcgccgtcctCCTCGCGCACCCTCTCGCCTCGGTCCAGCTCCACGACGGCCTCTCCTCGTGGCGCGACGCGACATACGCCTTGTCGGCCGACAAGATCCGGGAGCACGCCGTGGCGCTGCTCATCCTCTACCTCGCGTACCTCGCCAGCAAGCTCGCCACGCAGACCACCGTCTCCCTCGCCGCCTCCGCCACACTGCGCGGTTCCGGCGACAACCGACCGTCCACGCTCGCCGGGCTCTTCCGCGACAAGGCGCCCCGCGGCCTCTTCGCGGGCGCCgccctcgtcgccgccgtcgagCTCGCCTCCACGGCTGTCCTGGCAACGTGTTTCGCCTCCTGGTGGAGCTACGGCGCCTCCCACTTGGACACCGGCGGCGTGGAGCCCTTCGTGCAAGGCGTCCTGCTCTTCCTCTTCCTGCTCGCCCTCCTCTCCCGGCTCTGCCTCGCCGCCGTCTTCCAGGTGGCCATCGCCGCGTCGGCGTCGCGGGAGGAAGgctgcgacggcgacggcggcggcggtgcgagCGCACTCCTCCGTGCGTGGCGTTTCATGACAACCACGGCGAGGAGGAAGGAAGCTGCTGTTCAGGTGCTCGTGGTGAGCGTCGTGCTGCCGGTCGCCACGTACCCGGTGTACGCGTTTGCTCTGTACTGCGCGCATGGCGAGTCCGTCTTCTTGCTGGGCGGCCTGCACGGGTTTGTTCTGCCGTCCGCCGGCGTGCAGCTCTACTCCACGGTGGCCGCCACGATGTTCTACCACCGGTGCGTCGAGCTTCATCCTGAGCCCGCCATTCCTCTGACGGCGAAGCTGGCCAAAATCTCTGAAACTCTCTCATCCCCTGAGCCTGCAGACAGATCTTAA